The following proteins are encoded in a genomic region of Candida albicans SC5314 chromosome 4, complete sequence:
- the COX11 gene encoding Cox11p (Cytochrome oxidase assembly protein; transcript regulated by Nrg1; protein repressed during the mating process; Hap43-repressed gene; rat catheter biofilm induced) translates to MNRLRIYTPIFRSTIVKPAVFRPYAFIVSRGIHTTGKLFQMQHQQQPSVPDQSSIEKQREWVDRLAREREERQKYRNRTATYYTASLGIFFLALAFSAVPIYRAICQRTGWGGIPITDSTKFTPDKLIPVDTNKRIRIQFTCQSSGILPWKFTPLQREVYVVPGETALAFYRAKNMSKEDIIGMATYSISPDNVAGYFNKIQCFCFEEQRLSAGEEVDMPVFFFIDPDFAKDPAMRNIDDVVLHYSFFKAHYSDGELAAAPIGNMEMKASVVS, encoded by the coding sequence ATGAATAGATTAAGGATATACACACCGATTTTTAGGTCTACAATAGTTAAGCCGGCTGTTTTCAGACCATATGCTTTTATTGTATCGAGAGGCATACACACCACAGGCAAATTATTTCAGAtgcaacatcaacaacagccaTCTGTTCCAGACCAATCATCTATTGAAAAGCAAAGGGAATGGGTAGATAGACTTGcaagagaaagagaagaaCGTCAAAAGTATAGAAATAGAACAGCAACGTATTATACTGCATCATTAgggattttctttttggcaTTAGCATTTTCTGCGGTGCCAATTTATCGAGCCATCTGTCAACGTACTGGGTGGGGTGGAATACCAATTACTGATAGTACAAAATTCACTCCTGATAAGTTGATCCCTGTCGATACCAACAAACGTATCCGTATACAGTTTACTTGTCAGTCATCGGGAATATTACCATGGAAATTTACCCCTTTACAACGTGAGGTTTATGTTGTACCTGGTGAAACTGCTTTAGCATTCTATCGAGCCAAGAATATGAGTAAAGAAGACATTATCGGTATGGCAACGTATTCTATTTCACCAGATAATGTCGCTGGATATTTCAATAAGATTCAATGTTTTTGCTTTGAAGAACAACGATTGAGTGCTGGGGAAGAAGTAGATATGCCTGTGTTCTTCTTTATTGATCCTGATTTTGCTAAAGATCCAGCAATGagaaatattgatgatgtgGTTTTGCATTATTCGTTCTTCAAAGCCCATTATTCCGATGGTGAGTTGGCAGCGGCACCTATTGGGAATATGGAAATGAAAGCCAGTGTGGTTAGTTAA
- a CDS encoding uncharacterized protein (Ortholog of C. dubliniensis CD36 : Cd36_43970, C. parapsilosis CDC317 : CPAR2_401720, Candida tenuis NRRL Y-1498 : CANTEDRAFT_102588 and Debaryomyces hansenii CBS767 : DEHA2G16698g) gives MRNTLIKRSIITPKRFHTIKLPHQINQDPVKPRLSQFSHALYNTLMISLSTFFLFNIVYNNLQYQEIEQELKLKSTTLENQIQTIVDEKDKQLKQEQESSNKRWIHKLKFW, from the coding sequence ATGAGAAACACGCTAATTAAAAGATCTATTATAACCCCCAAAAGATTCCATACCATCAAGTTACCtcatcaaatcaatcaagaTCCAGTGAAACCCCGTCTATCTCAATTTTCTCATGCATTGTACAATacattgatgatttcattATCGACTTTTTTCCTATTCAACattgtttataataatttgcAATATCAAGAAATAGAGCAGgagttgaaattgaaatcaacaactttggaaaatcaaattcaaactaTAGTGGATGAAAAGgacaaacaattgaaacaagaacaagaaagCAGTAATAAACGTTGGATacataaattgaaattttggtAA